From Xiphophorus couchianus chromosome 7, X_couchianus-1.0, whole genome shotgun sequence:
AATTAGCATATCGctgctgttaaaaataattagaagaATCATCCCTGAGGGCTGATGTTGTCGAAGCTCCGAAAACACAACAGGGCTTGACTTTTTAATTGTTCACTGGTTGCAGTCTGGTAACGGTTTGACGACTAAATCATAAGAGATTGACCTTTTTAAGTTTGACAACAATCCCTTCAGTTCATTTAGCACTTGTTGATAAACTAATGTGAATGTGCAACAGTAAAATCCTGTGTGAAGCAGCTGCGATTGCAACTTGAAGGTTTTTCAAACTAACTCTGCTACAGGTATGAAACTGCTAGACATGACAgtgaaaactgacatttttgcgGTTTTATTCCTAACATTTGTTGCCTTCACTCAATGTTAGAACACCTGCTGCGATGTCAAAGCAGCCTCATGCAAAAACATGAGGCTTCAGTGTTTTTTACATAGGGATAGCCAGACTAAACGCCCGACTAGCAGCATGGTGGGACCCCAGAGAGGTTCGCCGGTCTGTATGTAATTTTCAAGAGAGCTTTAACATGGCTGAATTTAATCTGCTTAAAATTTAATATGAGTCTGAGGTTATAGGGAGGgcagaataatacaaataaCTAGAATGTGCGGTTATTCTCTGTAAAGGCCGTTCCCAAATGGCGTCTTAGTTTTCTAGGTGTAAAAATGTGACTTAATGAAAACCAGTGGAGAATATAAGATGAACGCCAGGAGTGTTGTATGCATGTGGATGCAAGCGAATTGAGAATAAGAATTATTTGTCTGAAATGCACTGTGAAACTTTATAACACAGGAGATAACGATGTCTGTTGGCAGTCTGTGTGAATAACTCGACTCACCAACAGTTTGCAATGATAAATGCTGCATTTCTCGTCATAAAGCATCattattttttgataaacaCCACATGTATCTGGTATTTGTCATTTGACTTGTCTTCTTCAGCTAGCTGCCTTTGTGAGTGTGTCTGTATGCTATAAGGGAGCAGTCCAGAATCTGTTCTTCAGTTAATGGAGAGCCTTTTCTTCACTATCAAGGTTTTACTTATTCACTTTGTGCTTCTCAGTTAACAGATCAAATTACTCAGGATGCAGTTTGTCTGCCTAATTCAGACTAATCTGCTCAATATGTTTTATACATGGGGATGGGATTTATCATAACCACATTTATTTAAGCCAGATATCTCCTTTATAATTTTTGATTTGCATCTttcttagtttttctgtttgcctgctttttcactgaaatgattttcttgttcttttctttttattttacacaatttgCATGTTgagtgttttaatttatttcctttagaaataaaatgccTGGCTTAAAGCTTCCAATGTTTCAAATTAGGTCCCTTATGCCTTAGACTAAGTTTACAGTCTATGACAGAAGAATGCACGTATAAATTTTgcatcatgttttaaaatggagATTCAGTTTTCAGCATGTAGTCAGAGGAGCTGCTAACAGCTCTCTATACCTGCAatttaaatacatcattttatttgaaatgtgttttttttttttttttctcctgttgaTTTATATGACAGTCCTTGATTCATTAAATCTCTTCTATCAGATTTAAATAAGGTCAAAGGAGTTTAAAACATGGAACTGCTTCGTCTATTTTCTATCATCATTCCACATCCCAAAAGGTGTTATCTGGTCAGGTTGACCGGAGGAATGTCTCTTTGAGAATTGAAACTGAGTACCCAGAGGAACTTGGACCTAATGCCTCTGCTTGAGTGAGAAAAACTAGTCGGCAATAACATGTCTGTGTCAATTAGTGGCCTCAGCAGACTCTCACAGCACTGATCAAAGAGGAAACTATCAGACGTGATTGTAGATGTTGTAGACTTCATTTGGCATGCTTCCTTCCCATAGAGTTTACAAGTTGAAGGGATAGAAAGACAACAGTAAGCTCCATTTGCTCGATTGGCTACACATTTATGCCCACTGCTAAAACTGTCTATGAATCCACCAAGATATTGAGAGTTACCACTTTGACCTTTGGTATTCGTAGGAGTAAGAGACTACGATCATCTGTGAATAGCTAAAATTCATGAATACTTGAGACCCTTCTAAGAATGCTTATTATTTTAATCgatcaaacaccaaatataccttaagaTGCAATAATGCACTCTGCTGAAACCATCTAGCACAACTGCAGAAGCGAAtgtctacagtcttccttatctcgTTCTTCAtggtacagccaatcagatcaaaagaaaataaatagcgCTCATCGATTAGCTGTTTTGCAAATATCAATAACATTTTAAGTAGCATTGCACCTTTCATCTCCCTAAGCTGCACTTtctcttaaatgttttagatatgttgttaaaaaaaaatccacatattGGCAAATATTCTGCAAATAGTTTGGGTTTAtgttcaacaaaaaaatcaccacAAATAGGTGGGGGACCAatgtatatttaatttctttctgtgAATAATAAATTATGCTTCAGCTGAACTTTGCCAACTCCTTGTGCAACAACAAAGTCAGCTGACACTGAAAAGGAGGATTGTATACTGCTAATTCATccatcttttgttttctttatctgcTTGTTCATCTGAGATCAATGGGAGGCTGGTGTGTATTTAGAATGGTCACTGGGCAGAAACTTTGGTACAACTGAGAcaaccacacacatacacacacacacctgcacactAAGAGCAATATAAAAAGATTAATTAACCTAACATTCATATTTTTGGAGAAAGACCCAGTGAGAACCCAGACATGCAAATTTTAGGTCATAATTTCTTTGCATATTTCATAATTATTGCTCTTTTACGCTTTTTAAAGGTCTGTAATCTAATTATGTAGATATTTTATCGGCAATAAATGCAAAAGTACAGATTTTATCTTAATCCCCATAACCGAACTAACTCTCCCATATGGCTGTAGGATAACGCTAAAGCCAGGTGTCTGACATGAATGCTGGTCATAAACACAAATTCTCTGTGCTTGAGCAGACTTCATAGTAAAATGAGTGTTTGACACAAATTATATAGGGCAATGCATTGAGTCCTTCAGTGAACTGTGTGtagaaacacaaatacacacagaaaCTCACAAAGTTGCCACACTGTCAGGTTGAATTAGATCCTAACCTTAGCTACATGGGGTGAACTGGTAACCAAGGGCATCTCTCTTTGTTCATACATCCTGTCTCGACTCCGCTGTGTCTTCTTTCCATTCGTGACTCGGAAACACCCCGTCAGACCGCGGCGCTCATTAGACCAGCAGCAGGACCagaattcattcattttctctctctctctttctctaccACAACTGATTTGTAAAGCTTCAAGgaaacagcagaagaaagaCGTAAGCACCCAGACGTAGTGAACCCACCACCTGAAGCTGCACACAATGCTCTATTGTGCTGGTACCATGCCAAACAGCCTTCAGCTGTTGCTGCATAAAAAATGACCTAATGCTGGGGTGCATCAACAAAAGATGTTAGTCTTTACTAGAACATCTTAAATCTGAGCTTTGTAGCTCAAATCAAACGTCAAAGTGTAAATTCTTAGCTTGAGAAACATGAACCTGATGGATTACATACTAATAATGGAAGTCACTTGTAGAAGGCATCCAGAGGCAATATTACCCAACTCTGCAGTTCTCTTAAGGAATGTTaagtattttagaaatattctaCTTGTCTTATGGCAAACTGTACACAATCTGCGCTCTTGGAGAGCAAATggtaagaaaatgtatttattttcttcagtatGTGACTGGtttgctttgtgtgtttctaCCTTGCAGATTCTATGAAGCTCTAACAAACTGCACACACCTGTTGGCAATGAACATGAGCTGTTACTGGCCCAATCAAATGGTGGACGCGTTCTTCATCCAGGTCCACAGGCACTACTTCCATGACTGCTCAGTGTCTGGACGACGACTCAGGGACCCTCCAAACCGCATTTTGGGTCCTTTCATTGTGGTTCCCATCCTGGTCACCTTCCTCATGACGGCCCTGGTGGTGTGGAGGAGCAAGCGCAGCGAAGGGATTGTTTAATAAAGGGAACAGTTGAGGACTGGCGTTACAAGTCAAAACATGCTTTTTACCCCCGAGGTAACACTAGTGTTGGGGAAAGGGTTATGTTAGAAGGAAAAGATTAACTCCAGGCCCTAAAAATAGGTTCCACTTCATGGATCTGTGAAGACATTAACAtccattacatttttgtttcatcttcaaAGATTGGAGTCATTTCTTGGGTTTACTGAGCACCTTTTGCTGCAACGTTCTCTTGGATCTGGACCAGAAAACTGACTGGTGATAGTATATTGtacataaaactatttttttctgtcaggaaCTGCTCAAAAGGCTGCGGGATGTGATtgtacaaaaattaaacaagtgCTTTCAACAACAAACGAACAGACAATTAAAAGCTCTGACAGGAAACCCACAAATATTCTCGTCCTTACATGTATACATACACTGTATCTAAACTGTAGTACGTACAGCTTTGTGATTATTGTGTCAtgattttgttgcatttaatgtattttatctaCACTACCAGTTCTCCTCAAATCAAGACAGAGAACGGTGAAGCAGATGCTCGGTTCAGGTAACAGGAAGCACGTTTTGGAAAATATCGTCAAACTCCAGCTTACTTTTTAAGAACTTCCACAGATATAGCCATGAAAATTACAATAGGTTAAACAGTGGGCAGATGATATTGGAAAACACAACTCCAGATAAAAAGAAGATTCAAAGCAGTGGGTAACTTTAAGTTAGCCAACGCACAACGCTCCTGAGCATCGTCATTGCCCAAAGCACAGTTTGTGAATCATGAACCTTGGGTTTCTATTGATTTATGATCTCTCGGTGTAGTAGAGTGTGCCGTGTGAACTTGTCCttcattgatattttcaaatgCTCTTTTTCCTTTATAAATTCATTGACCTGTAACCTGCCTGTCAGCAAAACACACTTTGAGATACTCCCACAGTTTGTACTTTGTGCCAAAACCTCGTGAAGAAAAGAGAGAGCCATGTTTGTTatgaaacaaatatatataacgTATTCTGTTGGAATGACTTTCACTGATTGATTCTGAAATCTGTGATTGTGAAgagattttcaataaaatgtctgaataatGTGTTGAATACACACACCACAGACTCTCTGCTCTGATACAATTACAGAAGGGGTTTAGCGTGTGCAGGTTTTATTATGAATCTTGAATTCAAATCTTTTTGTGACTCAACAATGTTGCACCTTAGTAGCCAGGAAGTTGCTAAAACGTAATGATGGGGCTCcaaatttctgacatttcttttaggattgcaaagaaaaatctttcTAGAAATTCATTTTACTCCTCAAACATTTGCAGGTAAGTTCAAGTCAACCCTGActaattaaaagagaaaatccaCTGCAGTTAGTATCTTGTTTTAAGAACAGCATCACACTACTTGTTCAGTGTTTAAATGTATCAGTCTTaacatttaagattatttttaatataagttCATTATGCAATGTATACAACAGGAGTTCAACAAAATCTGATGAATCCATCCACTCATTCATCCTTCACTTATGGAAAATTGGCATGAAAAATGTGTGGAGACtttcacaagttttttttagcaaaaatattctcACAAGGTTTACGTTTAATGTTTACCCAAAAAAGTGGTAATTGCTACATTTTGCAATTAGACTTTAGTACTTTTAGttaaaaacacagcagtaaAGTGAGATTAGATTTTAGGAAGGAAGGTAATGGTGAGGCTAGTATGATGCTTAAATTGTTGGCAGAGATTATTTAGTAAATCAACTATCTATGCTGAGGGGGGTTTTCTAGGTAgagaaattatttctttctcCTGACAGGCTCCAGCAAGATTTTAATTTTCCAACTCGCTCCACTTTGGTGCTTTGACTGGTACTGGCGCACAAACTGGTGAAGGTCATTCCATCACCTGCCaagcatttcctttttttttacaaatagcaTAACCCAACTTCCAGAATAGTTTTGTGAaccaaactacaaccacaaagATATCCTACCCCTAACCTCAAGATTTGCACTGTTGGGTAAAGGTAATCTTTGAGCCTTCCAGAAATGAAACTAGAGtcagaaaatcatcagatattCCACTGGCTGTTATTGTGTTTGAAAAGCACTTGTTACCTGTTACACACTGCTCttacacagaaaaaagaagcagagaCCGCTTGAGTTCTTGCTAAGAATATCTTTATCCCTAACTTCTAAACAAAATCTCTTAGATACAAGGAAAAACACCACCAAACAAGTGGGCTCTTGTGGGCCATGTGGCTCCTCAATTTAAGGTAAACTCGGTCTCAACAACCGGACTACTGCAGGGCCTGCACAAAAGATCTATGCTTCCTGTTAGTAAGTCACAAATAATCCTAGTAAAACATGCTACACGTTTTGATTGTATcatgtaaaaatgtcaaattttacaACTGGTGTTAATACTTGTTAATTGTAATAATGTTGGGTTTAAGGACCCAACTTCCAACCTTTgatattgttacatttttttttatcaactctGATGTCAAAGCTTGTAAAACTCTGAACTCAGATGCATGAGACAGATGAAGATTCACTGTCAGAAAGGTGGACTCTAACTGATCTCCTTAGTTACTAAATACGAAGAGCATTAACGTTACATTTTGtggtgtaaaataaatactctctttttttagcaaaaatgatGAACCTGTTTTACATGATTAATTTGGCTAAATTCAAGCTAACTAGCTGGCTCTCTTCAAAAGCAAAAGTTTTACTATCACATAACGTTAAagtatttgtaaaatgttttaatttaacaactGAATGATTTTTGTTCAGGCATACGTCCTAAATGATATGTGACCTAAATCAGCTGAACTGTCCTTGTTGCTTTTCACATACAGATTTTTGTCTGACTTTTCCTGTGCGTACAATCCCTGACAATATAATCCAGCATGCATCAGTGCAAAATtgtcaacaaaatgcaaaagtcaCAATTCAAGACCAAAACTCACAAAGGTTAtgctaaaatagaaataatgatAAACTTGCTAGGATAACTTCTGATTTAGCATTACTAGTACTTCTGTTGTGGCTCTTTGCTGTTGTGTTGTggattttacatttacttgactCTTTTATTCCACAGTGCACCTTACCAGTGGATTCTTTGTCAAGATAATAATGACTTGGAGGAGTAGTTTGCTTTATATATGGGGTTATTTATTGAACCTGAAATatgaaaaccccaaataaaCGTCCTAAGCTAagaacatataaaaacaaataccaaTACTGTTTAATTCAAAAGTTTCTTTCAGCCAGAGTTCATCCAGCCAATAGCTGTGCAGAGAGAATAAGCGAGAGGAAGAAAAGGTGGAAGAGCAATATCTGACGTCAGGACCTGCTCCAATCCTCCTCCTGTTGTCTCCTCATGTAGAAAACAGACAACATAATTCTATCCACAGATGTCTGTCGCTAATATTAGTCCATGTCATTTCCAATACTCAGAAGGCTGCTCCACTTTCTCCCATGTGGCTCTGGTGTATTTGTGTCTCTTTCAGTGTCCCAGAAGACCCTCgagaaacatttaaatccacCAGCAGGCAGCCTGGGAGATAATACCCTAACAAGGAGGGCAAATCGAGTAAATTAAGTGACAAAGACCTTTATATCACTCCATTAAAACCAAGAAAGCTTGTTTTGCTGGGAATCTAATGTCATATATTTATTCATGAATTATCAGGTACACAGGCAAAGAAGAgtgaaaaatgagtaaaaataaactaccaGGCATGTAAATAGATTTGCATATGTCAAGGTGTGCATCCCCTGTTTACcttctcatcatcatcatcatcaccatagCTAGCAGCTACATCAGACCAGTCTCACACTCCACTCTCTGAAGCTTTACAGTCGTCTGTCTCTAGAGACAGCGGTGGGGAGGGAAAAGATGGAGAATGTCAAGGAAAAAGCGCTGGTGggtggaaggaaagaaaagggaagGATGTATAAGGGAAAAAATGAGAGCTCCATGATGGGAGGAAGCACCAGAAGCCTAATTAAGTGATAGATGAAATTgtactaaaaacaggaaaagccCAAGACAAATATGAGAAGCGTATGACAGCACAACCCAGTAGATGTATTTACTCCTTCAGGATAATCATGGATGAGACATAAGGGATGGATTGGTTTATAAAGGAGCACAACTGTACATTTTCCCTCATGAagaactattttaaaatgtgacagcAAGTGACCCGGTCAGATGACTGAGCTGGAAGCAGGGAATACAATTCAATCAGCAAGCAGTGAAATAAGGaaccacctggatttaactaaacaaaataaactctcCCAATGGGAaataattaacatattttagcTTGTAATAACCCTTTAAGCCTTAGCTTTAATACCTACCTAAATAACTAGTGATTTTGGAATTTCTTGTGTGTTCATCTCAAGTGTACATTCCCTTTGTATTTAGTAGAATTATATTTAAACTGTATTGCTAGGGCCACATAATGTTCCAAACTGTAATTATTTCTCCAAGGAGAAAAAATACTCAGAGTTAAAGCTTTGTAATTTCTTTGTGCTATGTGgatgaaaaaaattgaaaggACTCTTTTAACTTGGTTTTAGTTCAGTGATTATGTTCGAAAAACAActgagctgcaggttttctgtaAGATGTGATAGTTTCAAATCCaacataaaatgattttatttgagtCACAAATGTCAAAGAATGCAAAGTGTCAAAGTGGTATTTACATAAGCATACAATATATTGacccaaaacattaaattttctAGTATTGCATCACCTAATGAacccaaaaaatatataacatttttggtttagATCTTTAGAACACCATTCAGAGCCAAACAAGTGAaaaattgcagatttttgtCACTTTGCTAATCAATTGCTGCATCAGAAGTTTCCACTGATAGTTTTCCGTTCTTTTACCTCCCGGATAAACTATCAGTGGAATTATGTAGTGTTTTCACTCTTACATAGTTTTAGCAGCGGAGCAGCGGAGCCTTTCATTGGGACTAAACATCTGGGTAGCCCAGAGACAATAGCCTATTAGCGAGGTTAATGGGGTGGAAAACGCCTtcagtttgacaggaaacatgCATATTGGACTCTAGAGCATTTGAAAAGGGTCTTTTTCTCTGATGAGCCATGACTTCGCCTGTTTGAAATTTAATGAGTGCATCATGATAATGCAAATGGCAGAAAAAGTGAGGCTGCCATCAAACCGAGTGTTCGCCAGAGAACCCTGTGGAGGCAGTGTCGTGATATGGGGTTGTGTAGGTGGGAAGTGTTAGGAAATGTTATCTTTCCAAAATTGTTTGGTCAGCTTATTACGATGCTtctctatcacataaaatgatGAAGGAAGGTTTCTAAATCTCTCATTAAGACTGAGCGAGATGCAGCACCCTCTGTACCTTGTCGCATTGtccttctgttttgttgtttaaaaaaagagaacagtGACAAAAGCCAGAGCGATAACACATTTACCCCTATTGAATTATAAATTCTCCTTGTTAATGTGAACACCTGCTTCTGCAGAAACCCACTGAGACTACTTTGCCTATTAAAGCCAATTAGCATGGGAGCTACGCCTGAAAACTCAGGAGCTGCTTGCGAGGTTATTCGTGTAGGATGCAGTTGACAGCAAACTCTCAGTGGAAACAACATGGGCTCTTGAGAAGGATTGCAGACAAGGGAGATGTTTTAACATCTCAGCTCTTCCATgaacagttttacattttgtgcagTGTGAGaatgcagacattttgaaatcatTAGAGGTAAAATAAGACATTGATGTGAGTAACCACACCACTCACTAACTGATCTGTGAAGAAAGACATGTTATTTGTAGCCGAtcatttaagacagaaaaaataatcaaacctacACAGAAAAATTAGGCTGCATCACTGTTGCTAGGGAAAGTGAGTTCACCTAAATAGTTTGGATTTGTTTAAATATCACAGCCTGACAGCTGACAGCTCTGTTTTAGCAAGAAGTGAAGCTAAGCTGGTGCACAGAAAGATGCTGGGTATGAGCTGGCTTCACTATAATGCTCATGTTTAGTGCATAATACTATTGTGGGTGGGCATCACGAgatattaaatatgacaaaagttgatcaaaagtttgtttatttgtatgcataaaacaaagcagtatgcattttatttagaaaatgttaatgttttcacTATCTGGTCTTCTATCTC
This genomic window contains:
- the ramp1 gene encoding receptor activity-modifying protein 1, which codes for MESHAGSALQKHVLLWFIIVAQCSPALGCGAHYEYVIEEFCLTKFRLDMQELDQSQWCSWEDTVKFYEALTNCTHLLAMNMSCYWPNQMVDAFFIQVHRHYFHDCSVSGRRLRDPPNRILGPFIVVPILVTFLMTALVVWRSKRSEGIV